GAACTCCACGAGGAGCCGGCGCCGCCGGGCGAGCTAGCCGACCGGGTCGACACGTCGCTACAGAACGCGCAGTACCACCTGGACAAACTCGAGGCCGCCGGGGCCGTGGCAGTGGTCGACACCGCCTACTCCGAGAAGGGGAGGGAGATGGACGTCTACGCGCCGGCCGACCAGCCGCTGGTCATCTGCGCGGGCGACGAGCAGGACACCTCCGGCGTGCGCAGCGCGCTGACGAGCCTCCTCGGCGGCGTCGGCGTGCTCGCCGTCCTGAGCGTCGTCGTCCAGCAGGCGCTCGGCGAGGGGATCGCGTCGCTGCTCGGCCCGGACGTCCGGAGCGGCAGCGCCGGCGGAAGCGGCCCCAGCACCAGCTACGCGGCGGATCCGAGCAGCCCGTACTCGCAGTCGACCGACGTCGCTACGGCGGCCGTCGCCGACGGCGGGAGCACCGCCCAGAGCGCGGGCGAAGCGGCCGTCGCCGGCGGCCTGCCGCCGGGACTGCTCTTCTTCGCTGGCGGCGCGGTCGTCCTGGCAGCCCTGTTCGCGCTGTGGTACGCCGACCAGTGAC
This genomic interval from Halomicrobium urmianum contains the following:
- a CDS encoding ArsR/SmtB family transcription factor translates to MSLLPSRDPASPDADPRVIPVDSDDADEVLSALSAETARKLLAELHEEPAPPGELADRVDTSLQNAQYHLDKLEAAGAVAVVDTAYSEKGREMDVYAPADQPLVICAGDEQDTSGVRSALTSLLGGVGVLAVLSVVVQQALGEGIASLLGPDVRSGSAGGSGPSTSYAADPSSPYSQSTDVATAAVADGGSTAQSAGEAAVAGGLPPGLLFFAGGAVVLAALFALWYADQ